From Polaribacter butkevichii, a single genomic window includes:
- a CDS encoding YceI family protein yields the protein MKKIILSLVVVASVLTACKGEKKEKVEVKEAVKVAVNVAELNNVDTAVSVLNWEGTKPGGAHNGTVALKSGGLLIENGKLTSGEFVIDMSTIKNVDMAGSEGAGKIEGHLKNEDFFDVAVYPTSKFVITKVEEVAGKLAVTGNLQIKDVTKSITIPATISTENGVTVFKSEAFNVDRADFNVKYGSKKFFEGLKDKFINDIMTFSFVVKTKA from the coding sequence ATGAAAAAAATAATTTTATCATTAGTAGTAGTAGCATCAGTTTTAACTGCATGTAAAGGAGAAAAGAAAGAAAAAGTAGAAGTAAAGGAAGCTGTTAAAGTTGCCGTTAACGTAGCTGAATTAAATAATGTAGATACTGCTGTTTCTGTATTAAATTGGGAAGGAACAAAACCAGGAGGAGCACATAATGGAACTGTTGCTTTAAAAAGTGGTGGTTTATTAATAGAAAATGGTAAACTTACAAGTGGTGAGTTTGTAATTGATATGTCTACTATTAAAAACGTAGACATGGCAGGTAGCGAAGGAGCAGGTAAAATTGAAGGACATTTAAAAAATGAAGACTTTTTTGATGTTGCAGTATACCCAACTTCAAAATTTGTAATTACAAAAGTAGAAGAAGTAGCTGGTAAATTAGCTGTTACAGGAAACTTACAAATTAAAGATGTAACAAAAAGTATTACAATACCTGCAACAATTTCTACAGAAAACGGAGTTACAGTTTTTAAAAGTGAAGCTTTTAATGTAGACAGAGCAGATTTTAATGTAAAATACGGATCTAAAAAATTCTTTGAAGGATTAAAAGATAAATTTATAAACGATATAATGACATTCTCTTTTGTTGTAAAAACGAAAGCGTAA
- a CDS encoding DUF3857 domain-containing protein produces the protein MKKFIFGAILAALLLIVPNTFSQKTNYAALLIPTELKENANAVIRDNTLHITLDDVDDMVVHKTKVVTVLNKLGDSKASMYEYYDNTTKITELSAVIYNAFGKEINKFSKNKFLDESAVSGGTLYSDSRVKYLDYTPVSYPYTVVFESEYKTSSTGFIPNWYPIKGYFVSIEKSSYVFKNPLKINFNKKEKNFEGYNIENKHTDYELHSTLKNQPALKYEENSVSYNEILPTLMVVPLDFQTDNIKGSYSNWKELGVWMNESILRGKSNLEETTKQKILSLVKGVEDPIKKAKIVYNFMQNKTRYISVQVGIGGIQPISANEVDKVSYGDCKGLTNYTKALLDVVGVQSNYVHVEANRDDKVSFDTDFASLAQGNHVILNIPNNGNDIWLECTSQTIPFGFLGDFTDDRNVLVITPEGGVIKRTPAYKNETNLQELKGKIQLEKNGSLTASLHRVSKGIQYDDKSFYETLSKEELTKKYKSNDWSYNNNLEIDAVSLLNDKDKVVFKEDLKVTIKNYASVNNKEYLFRVNVFNRNNFIPKRYRSRKLPLKISRGYKDEDQYEIKIPEGYVLGVLPSEKNISSKFGTYKVTFTKVDDTTFKYHKTMVIKEGVYPKEAYKNYRSFRRSIAKYENLRIAITQK, from the coding sequence ATGAAAAAGTTTATTTTCGGCGCTATTTTAGCCGCCTTATTGTTAATTGTACCCAACACATTTAGTCAAAAAACAAATTACGCTGCACTATTAATTCCTACAGAGTTAAAAGAAAATGCAAATGCTGTTATAAGAGATAATACTTTACATATTACGCTAGATGATGTAGATGATATGGTTGTGCATAAAACAAAAGTAGTAACTGTCTTAAATAAATTAGGAGACAGTAAAGCTTCTATGTATGAGTATTATGATAATACCACTAAAATAACAGAACTATCTGCGGTTATTTATAATGCTTTTGGTAAGGAAATAAATAAGTTTTCTAAAAATAAATTTTTAGACGAAAGTGCTGTAAGTGGAGGGACTTTGTATTCTGACTCTAGAGTAAAATATTTAGATTATACGCCAGTTTCTTATCCGTATACAGTGGTTTTTGAGTCTGAATATAAAACATCATCAACAGGTTTTATACCTAATTGGTACCCTATTAAAGGCTATTTTGTTTCTATTGAAAAAAGTAGTTATGTTTTTAAAAATCCATTAAAAATAAATTTTAATAAGAAAGAAAAAAACTTTGAGGGTTATAATATAGAAAACAAACATACAGATTATGAGTTACACTCAACTCTAAAAAATCAACCGGCACTTAAATATGAAGAAAATAGTGTTTCTTACAATGAGATCTTGCCAACATTAATGGTGGTTCCTCTAGATTTTCAAACAGACAATATAAAAGGAAGTTATTCTAATTGGAAAGAGCTAGGTGTTTGGATGAACGAAAGTATTTTAAGAGGAAAGTCTAATTTAGAGGAAACAACTAAACAAAAAATTTTAAGTTTAGTAAAAGGAGTAGAAGATCCTATTAAAAAAGCGAAAATTGTTTACAATTTTATGCAAAATAAAACGCGTTATATAAGTGTACAAGTTGGTATTGGAGGTATTCAACCCATATCAGCAAACGAGGTAGACAAGGTTAGTTACGGAGATTGTAAGGGGTTAACTAATTATACAAAAGCATTGTTAGATGTTGTAGGGGTTCAATCTAATTACGTGCATGTAGAGGCCAATAGAGATGATAAAGTTTCTTTCGATACAGATTTTGCTTCCTTAGCTCAAGGAAACCATGTTATTCTAAATATCCCTAATAATGGTAATGATATTTGGTTAGAGTGTACCAGTCAAACAATTCCGTTTGGGTTTTTGGGAGATTTTACAGATGACAGAAATGTGTTGGTAATAACACCAGAAGGCGGAGTTATAAAAAGAACTCCTGCCTACAAGAATGAAACAAACTTACAAGAGTTAAAAGGAAAAATTCAATTAGAAAAAAACGGAAGTTTAACAGCTAGTTTACATAGAGTTTCTAAAGGAATTCAATATGATGATAAATCTTTTTATGAAACTTTATCAAAAGAAGAACTTACAAAAAAATACAAATCTAACGATTGGAGTTATAATAACAATTTAGAAATTGATGCTGTATCATTGTTAAATGATAAAGATAAGGTAGTTTTTAAAGAAGATTTAAAAGTAACCATTAAAAACTATGCTTCTGTAAATAACAAAGAATATTTGTTTAGAGTTAATGTTTTTAATAGAAACAATTTTATACCTAAAAGATACAGAAGTAGAAAGTTGCCATTAAAAATTTCTAGAGGATATAAAGATGAAGATCAGTATGAAATTAAAATTCCTGAAGGCTATGTTTTGGGTGTTTTACCTTCAGAAAAAAATATTTCATCAAAATTTGGGACCTATAAAGTAACGTTTACAAAAGTAGATGATACAACCTTTAAGTATCATAAAACAATGGTTATTAAAGAAGGCGTTTATCCTAAAGAAGCATATAAAAACTACAGAAGTTTTAGAAGAAGTATTGCTAAATATGAAAATTTAAGAATTGCTATTACACAAAAATAA
- a CDS encoding DUF3857 and transglutaminase domain-containing protein, with product MKKITIALLLLSQLSLFAQDYKFGKVSKEELEEKYYPLDSTADAAYLYRERRTYYNFIKNEGFQLVTKIHERIKIYTKEGFDMATKPVAYYDPENGDEESVNSIKGYTYSLVKGKVVKEKLSKNNIFKEKKNKSYSIKKITMPNIKVGTVIEIKYELISPFINFIDDLQFQYGIPVKKLNYQIEIPEYFTFNKRSKGYYSVQMKKSAKNGIVGSTNFRIDVFSFEGNKIPALRDDEPFISSIHNYRGGLEFELTQTNFLSIQGELKNYSNTWETVSKQIFKSSRFGTELNKSNYYKEDLEKILEVSKTRTEKIASIFQFVKKQVKWNGVYGKYTDKGVRKAYKERVGNVADINLILTSMLRSAGLDANPVLVSTRNNGVPMFPTLDGFNYVISMVEFKDGTYLLLDATELFSLPNILPTRVLNWNGRKVTKEGNSSWIKLTPSKFASEENLIMVKVTQDLIVEGFVRTKYDNLNALNFRNNYNHIKEENLITKFEENNKVEIINFKITNKYEIGKPVNSTLKFSSEDLIEEISNKLYIEPLLFLTEHENPFKLEERKFPIDFASPWKDKNTVSIQIPEGYKVEKLPESFAISLPDNLGVFKYQVTQMGKKISTIAILQFNSAIIGAENYKVLKDFYGQMVKKQSEKIVLIKL from the coding sequence ATGAAAAAGATTACAATTGCATTGCTATTATTAAGTCAGTTATCATTATTCGCACAAGATTATAAATTTGGTAAGGTATCTAAAGAAGAGTTAGAAGAAAAATATTATCCTTTAGACTCTACTGCAGATGCAGCATATTTGTACAGAGAAAGAAGAACTTATTATAATTTTATTAAAAATGAAGGTTTTCAACTAGTCACAAAAATTCATGAACGTATTAAAATTTATACCAAAGAAGGTTTTGATATGGCTACAAAACCTGTTGCTTATTATGATCCCGAAAATGGAGATGAAGAATCTGTAAACTCTATAAAAGGATATACCTATTCTTTAGTTAAAGGTAAAGTTGTAAAAGAAAAGTTATCAAAAAATAATATATTTAAAGAGAAAAAAAATAAATCATACAGTATTAAGAAAATAACAATGCCTAATATTAAAGTAGGTACAGTTATAGAAATTAAATATGAGCTTATTTCTCCTTTTATCAACTTTATAGATGATTTACAATTTCAATACGGCATTCCCGTAAAAAAATTAAATTACCAAATTGAAATTCCAGAATATTTTACTTTTAACAAAAGGTCTAAAGGATATTATTCTGTACAAATGAAAAAATCAGCAAAAAATGGAATTGTTGGTTCTACAAATTTTAGAATTGATGTTTTTTCTTTTGAAGGGAACAAGATACCTGCCTTAAGAGATGATGAACCTTTTATTAGTAGTATTCATAATTATAGAGGAGGTTTGGAGTTTGAGTTAACCCAAACAAATTTTTTGTCTATTCAAGGAGAACTTAAAAACTATTCAAATACATGGGAAACCGTTAGTAAACAAATTTTTAAATCTTCTCGTTTTGGTACAGAATTAAATAAAAGTAATTATTACAAAGAAGATTTAGAAAAAATACTTGAAGTTTCTAAAACAAGAACAGAAAAAATAGCTTCTATTTTTCAGTTTGTTAAAAAACAAGTAAAATGGAACGGAGTTTACGGTAAATATACAGATAAGGGTGTTAGGAAAGCCTACAAAGAAAGAGTAGGTAATGTAGCTGATATTAATTTAATACTAACCTCTATGTTGCGTTCTGCTGGTTTAGATGCAAACCCTGTTTTAGTGAGTACAAGGAATAATGGAGTTCCAATGTTTCCAACTTTAGATGGTTTTAATTACGTAATTTCTATGGTAGAATTTAAAGATGGGACTTATTTATTGTTAGATGCCACAGAACTTTTTAGTTTACCAAATATTTTACCTACTAGAGTATTGAATTGGAATGGAAGAAAAGTTACAAAAGAAGGGAACTCTTCATGGATAAAATTAACTCCATCTAAATTTGCATCAGAAGAGAATTTAATTATGGTTAAAGTAACTCAAGATTTAATAGTTGAAGGCTTTGTAAGAACAAAATATGATAATTTAAATGCATTAAATTTTAGAAATAATTATAATCATATAAAAGAAGAAAATTTAATTACAAAGTTTGAAGAAAATAATAAAGTTGAAATAATAAACTTTAAAATCACTAATAAGTATGAAATAGGAAAACCTGTTAATAGTACTTTAAAGTTTTCTAGTGAGGATTTGATAGAAGAAATAAGTAATAAATTATATATTGAACCATTATTGTTCTTAACTGAACATGAGAATCCATTTAAGCTAGAAGAAAGAAAATTCCCTATTGATTTTGCATCACCTTGGAAAGATAAAAATACCGTTTCAATACAAATTCCTGAAGGTTATAAAGTAGAAAAGTTGCCAGAATCGTTTGCTATTTCTTTGCCTGACAATTTAGGCGTTTTTAAATATCAAGTAACTCAAATGGGGAAGAAAATTAGTACTATAGCTATTTTGCAATTTAATTCTGCAATTATTGGTGCAGAAAATTATAAAGTTTTAAAAGATTTTTACGGACAAATGGTAAAAAAGCAATCAGAGAAAATAGTATTGATAAAATTGTAA
- a CDS encoding CPBP family intramembrane glutamic endopeptidase produces MQTTRCKFFELLLIFVLIPISFAFDYSPILKLIIGLLGFTYITYILFKVEKIKFRIEKNINWKHFWTTTLIKFLIIALITTSFVWFTDKENLFTVMLNKPSLWILILLFYTFFSVYPQELLYRTFFFKRYQNLFKNESLFILVNALLFSAAHLMFRNTLVLFLTFIGGILFAITYNKTKSTLLVSIEHSIYGCWLFTVGMGNMLGFPS; encoded by the coding sequence ATGCAAACTACTCGTTGTAAATTTTTTGAACTTTTATTAATTTTTGTGCTAATTCCAATAAGTTTTGCATTTGATTATTCTCCTATTTTAAAATTGATTATCGGTCTTTTAGGTTTTACTTATATTACCTATATACTATTTAAAGTTGAAAAAATTAAATTCAGAATTGAGAAAAACATCAACTGGAAACATTTTTGGACAACTACATTGATAAAATTTTTAATTATTGCCCTTATTACCACTTCTTTTGTTTGGTTTACAGATAAAGAAAATCTTTTTACCGTGATGTTAAATAAACCTAGCTTATGGATTTTAATCTTGCTTTTTTACACTTTCTTTTCGGTGTATCCCCAAGAGCTTTTGTATAGAACTTTCTTTTTTAAACGCTATCAAAACCTATTTAAAAACGAAAGCTTATTTATACTTGTAAACGCCCTATTATTTTCTGCAGCACATCTAATGTTTAGAAATACACTTGTATTATTTTTAACCTTTATTGGTGGAATTTTATTTGCAATAACGTACAATAAAACAAAATCTACACTTTTAGTTTCTATAGAACATAGTATTTATGGTTGTTGGTTATTTACGGTTGGTATGGGCAATATGCTTGGTTTTCCTTCTTAA
- a CDS encoding Lrp/AsnC family transcriptional regulator: MALDSTDKKLINLLQEDSKQTTKQLSLQLNLSITAVYERIKKLENQNIIEKYVAIINKNKIDKSFLVLCHLKLIQHSKEYVTTFEREILKLEEVSECFHVSGDYDYILKIYVKDMETYRNFMVTKLTAIKYIGSTHSIFAIEQVKNTTAINL; the protein is encoded by the coding sequence ATGGCATTAGATTCTACCGATAAAAAACTCATTAATTTATTACAAGAAGACAGTAAACAAACCACAAAACAGTTATCACTTCAATTAAACTTGTCTATTACGGCTGTTTATGAACGTATCAAAAAATTAGAAAACCAAAATATTATTGAAAAGTACGTGGCCATTATCAACAAAAATAAAATTGATAAATCGTTTTTAGTTTTGTGTCATCTAAAACTGATTCAACATTCTAAAGAATATGTAACTACTTTTGAGCGTGAAATTTTAAAATTAGAAGAAGTATCAGAATGTTTTCATGTGAGTGGAGATTATGATTATATTCTAAAAATTTATGTAAAGGATATGGAAACTTATAGAAATTTTATGGTTACCAAATTAACTGCCATAAAATATATTGGCAGTACACATAGTATCTTTGCTATTGAGCAAGTTAAAAATACAACCGCTATAAACTTATAA
- a CDS encoding aminotransferase class I/II-fold pyridoxal phosphate-dependent enzyme, which produces MKFKPADKIQDLQYFGEFGGVNPSISDSSTYTFISAKTMFDTFEGNADGCYLYSRHSSPSNLYLGETLAAMEGTETANVSASGMGAITPVLLQLVNAGEHIVSSRTIYGGTYAFLKNFIPKFNIKTTFVNITNLAVVEASITEKTKVLYCESVSNPLLEVADIAGLSALAKKYNLKLVVDNTFSPLSISPAKLGADVVIHSLTKFINGSSDTVGGVVCGTKEFINDLRNVNSGASMLLGSTMDSLRASSILKNMRTLHLRMKQHSFNAAFLAEKFEADGLKTVYPGLASHPSHMLFKEIMNKEYGFGGILTIDVGSLEKANELMELMQHKNLGYLAVSLGFYKTLFSASGSSTSSEIPKEEQVEMGLSEGLIRFSIGLDNNIERTYQAMKSCMISVGVL; this is translated from the coding sequence ATGAAATTTAAACCCGCAGATAAAATTCAAGATTTACAATATTTTGGAGAGTTTGGTGGCGTAAATCCATCCATTTCAGATTCTTCTACCTATACATTTATATCAGCAAAAACCATGTTCGATACTTTTGAAGGTAATGCAGATGGCTGTTATTTGTATTCAAGACATTCATCACCCTCAAATTTATATTTAGGAGAAACTTTAGCCGCAATGGAAGGTACAGAAACAGCAAACGTTTCTGCATCTGGTATGGGAGCCATTACACCTGTTTTGTTGCAATTGGTAAATGCAGGAGAACATATTGTTTCTAGTAGAACTATTTACGGAGGAACCTATGCGTTTTTAAAAAATTTCATCCCAAAATTTAATATTAAAACCACTTTTGTAAACATTACAAATTTGGCAGTTGTAGAAGCTTCTATTACAGAAAAAACAAAGGTTTTGTATTGCGAATCTGTAAGTAATCCGCTTTTAGAAGTAGCAGATATTGCTGGCTTATCTGCATTGGCAAAAAAATATAATTTAAAATTGGTGGTAGATAATACGTTTTCTCCATTATCAATTTCTCCTGCAAAATTAGGGGCAGATGTTGTAATACATAGTTTAACAAAGTTTATTAATGGTTCTTCAGATACTGTTGGTGGTGTGGTTTGCGGTACAAAAGAGTTTATAAACGATTTACGAAATGTAAATAGCGGAGCAAGTATGTTATTGGGTTCTACGATGGATAGTTTAAGGGCTTCATCAATTTTAAAAAATATGAGAACGCTGCATCTTAGAATGAAACAACACAGTTTTAATGCTGCTTTTTTGGCAGAAAAATTTGAAGCGGATGGTTTAAAAACAGTCTATCCTGGTTTGGCTTCTCATCCTTCTCATATGCTTTTTAAAGAAATTATGAATAAGGAATATGGATTTGGAGGAATCTTAACAATTGATGTTGGTTCTTTAGAGAAAGCCAATGAATTAATGGAGTTAATGCAGCATAAAAATTTAGGGTATTTAGCGGTAAGTTTAGGCTTTTACAAAACATTATTTTCTGCTTCTGGCAGTTCAACATCATCAGAAATACCTAAAGAAGAACAAGTAGAAATGGGGTTGTCAGAGGGGTTAATCCGTTTTTCTATTGGTTTAGATAATAATATTGAAAGAACCTATCAGGCAATGAAATCTTGTATGATTAGTGTAGGGGTTTTATAA
- the nhaC gene encoding Na+/H+ antiporter NhaC, which yields MESKNITPTNPEDENIIENKELNIWEALIPVFALVGMLFYNVFFVYGDDALSGSNQFILLMGAAVAAIVGFRNKVSYKQMMEEVSENIKSTSGALLILLMVGALAGTWLISGIIPSMIYYGLQILNPTIFLAASVVICAIISIATGSSWTTSATVGIALVGIGNTLGISAGMTAGAVLSGAYFGDKMSPLSDTTNLAPTMAGGDLFTHIKYMSLTTVPTILITLLVFLIIGFSIETTGTPDVSDKLAAIDAAFNISPWLFMVPITVIFLIIKKTEPLVALLVGTLFAGVVAIIAQPEIVMNVAGADSLTFNSAYRGVMNAITIDSAVETTSVELNDLFSAGGMSGMLGTIWLIICAMVFGGIMDAIGALARISKALLSMASSVFGLFASTVASCLALNVTASDQYLAIVVPGKMFKKAYEDKGLAPENLSRTLEDSGTVTSVLIPWNTCGAYQSGVLGVSVSEYFFFAIFNWLSPIMTLIFAAFNIKIKQLVKK from the coding sequence ATGGAGAGCAAGAATATTACACCAACAAACCCGGAAGACGAGAATATTATAGAAAATAAAGAACTTAATATTTGGGAAGCCTTAATACCGGTTTTTGCGTTGGTTGGTATGTTGTTTTACAATGTTTTTTTTGTGTATGGTGATGATGCTTTAAGTGGTAGTAATCAATTTATTTTGTTAATGGGAGCAGCGGTAGCTGCAATTGTTGGTTTTAGAAACAAGGTTTCTTACAAACAAATGATGGAAGAGGTTTCTGAAAATATAAAATCTACTTCTGGCGCTCTTTTAATTTTGTTAATGGTAGGTGCTTTGGCCGGAACTTGGTTAATAAGTGGTATCATTCCTTCTATGATTTATTACGGATTACAAATTTTAAACCCAACTATCTTTTTGGCAGCTTCGGTTGTTATTTGTGCCATTATTTCTATTGCAACGGGTAGTTCTTGGACCACCTCTGCAACCGTTGGTATTGCTTTGGTAGGTATTGGAAATACTTTGGGTATTTCTGCGGGTATGACGGCAGGTGCAGTGTTATCTGGTGCTTATTTTGGAGATAAAATGTCTCCTTTATCAGATACTACAAACTTGGCGCCTACAATGGCCGGTGGAGATCTGTTTACACATATTAAATACATGTCTTTAACAACAGTGCCAACAATTTTAATTACACTATTAGTTTTTTTAATTATTGGTTTTTCTATAGAAACAACAGGTACACCAGATGTATCAGATAAATTAGCAGCTATAGATGCTGCCTTTAATATTTCTCCTTGGTTATTTATGGTTCCTATAACGGTAATTTTTCTAATTATAAAAAAAACAGAACCATTGGTAGCGTTGTTAGTGGGGACTTTATTTGCAGGTGTTGTAGCTATTATTGCGCAACCAGAAATAGTTATGAATGTTGCAGGCGCAGATTCTTTAACTTTTAATTCTGCATATAGAGGAGTTATGAATGCAATTACAATAGATTCTGCTGTGGAAACTACAAGTGTAGAATTAAACGATTTGTTTTCTGCAGGTGGTATGAGTGGTATGTTAGGTACTATTTGGTTGATAATTTGTGCTATGGTTTTTGGAGGGATTATGGATGCAATTGGTGCTTTGGCAAGAATTAGTAAAGCGTTATTAAGTATGGCATCTTCTGTTTTTGGTTTATTTGCAAGTACTGTAGCCAGTTGTTTAGCTTTAAATGTTACGGCTTCAGACCAGTATTTAGCCATTGTTGTACCCGGAAAAATGTTTAAAAAAGCTTATGAAGATAAAGGCTTAGCACCAGAAAATTTAAGTAGAACGTTAGAGGATTCTGGTACAGTAACATCGGTTTTAATTCCGTGGAATACTTGTGGAGCATATCAATCGGGTGTTTTAGGTGTAAGTGTTTCAGAGTACTTTTTCTTTGCTATTTTTAACTGGTTAAGTCCTATTATGACTTTAATTTTTGCTGCTTTTAATATTAAAATTAAACAGTTAGTTAAAAAATAA
- a CDS encoding GNAT family N-acetyltransferase, translating to MIVAAVLSDAKQLTEVALESKAFWGYSKELIEGWRNDLTVTSTTIKSCNVFKFMVADVVVGFYVLNNPKEDFVKLEMLFVLPKFIGKGIGKKLLIHALEKAIVFNTKIIELVADPNAIPFYKSQGFVEKEQIGSAILGRFLSLMQKDLKQ from the coding sequence ATGATTGTTGCTGCTGTTCTTTCGGATGCAAAACAACTTACTGAGGTTGCATTAGAATCGAAAGCTTTTTGGGGGTATTCTAAAGAGTTGATAGAAGGTTGGAGAAATGATTTAACAGTAACATCTACAACCATAAAAAGTTGCAACGTGTTTAAATTTATGGTTGCAGATGTAGTTGTAGGTTTTTACGTTTTAAATAATCCGAAAGAAGATTTCGTTAAGTTAGAAATGTTATTTGTTTTACCTAAATTTATTGGTAAAGGTATCGGTAAAAAACTACTAATACATGCCTTAGAAAAAGCAATCGTTTTTAATACAAAAATAATAGAGTTAGTTGCAGACCCTAATGCTATTCCTTTTTATAAATCTCAAGGTTTTGTAGAAAAAGAGCAAATAGGGAGTGCTATTTTGGGACGTTTTTTGTCTTTAATGCAAAAAGATTTAAAACAATAG
- a CDS encoding putative porin, with product MNKLRFFLSILGFLVAGSLFSQRTLNPIQENNGFNTIQNDTLRNTGEITVKLSGKTKYTDYKIFSHERDTTYIDTTLTIQKDYKFNYLRTDNFELLAFHNQGQTFTNLGYNFSNLNFLPDIGFTAKQFSYLDIDEIKYYEVPTPTTEITYRTGLQQGQVLDAIFTVNFSPRLNVSLSYKGIRSLGAYRRSLASHGNFRGAFHYRTEENQYEIRGHITSQDFFNEESGGLPQDEIDKFESNDDNYTTRARLDVNLDDAENDFEGRRVYFDHSYKLLSSKDSINKKDFSNLKVGHVFTTETKEYSFTQPTSTTTIFGDENSAGASNNLAKNTITNNELNLEFNSKYVLGKFKAKINITNYSYGYDTILNTNSNISKVKLEGSAISVGADWNAKIKNFHLNATGNLSPGSGRLSGTFLQGEALYKKDSLFAVKGSLLISSKSPNFNTLLHQSKYDDYNWQNDNFTSVNTRDLGFSFSSKWLNAALNFTNIDNYTYFGEDNKPHQFDSQITYLKVKANKEIKYWKLALDNTVMYQNVSSGSSVFRVPELVTRNTLYYQDYWFKGKPMLVNIGATFNYFTKYKMNAYNPLLAEFTLQDTQEIGFPSVDVFFNAQVRRTRLYFKIENVTSSFTSKNYYSAPNYPYRDFTIRFGLVWNWFI from the coding sequence ATGAACAAATTACGATTCTTCTTATCAATACTTGGTTTTCTAGTGGCTGGTTCTTTATTTTCACAAAGAACTCTAAACCCTATTCAAGAAAATAATGGTTTTAATACGATTCAGAATGACACCCTTAGAAATACGGGAGAAATTACGGTAAAATTATCTGGTAAAACAAAGTATACAGACTACAAAATATTTTCTCACGAAAGAGATACCACGTATATAGACACCACATTAACCATACAAAAAGATTATAAATTTAATTATTTAAGAACGGATAATTTTGAGTTATTAGCCTTTCATAACCAAGGGCAAACCTTTACCAATTTGGGGTATAATTTTAGCAATTTAAATTTCTTGCCAGACATTGGTTTTACTGCAAAACAGTTTAGTTATTTAGATATTGATGAAATTAAATATTACGAAGTACCTACACCAACAACCGAAATTACTTATAGAACAGGGTTGCAACAGGGGCAAGTTTTAGATGCTATCTTTACCGTAAATTTTTCACCAAGATTAAATGTATCGCTTTCTTACAAAGGAATTCGTTCTTTGGGAGCTTACAGAAGATCTTTAGCGAGTCATGGTAACTTTAGAGGTGCTTTTCACTACAGAACAGAAGAAAACCAATACGAAATTCGTGGTCATATAACCTCTCAAGATTTTTTTAATGAAGAAAGTGGTGGGTTGCCACAAGATGAAATTGATAAGTTTGAAAGTAACGATGACAACTATACCACAAGAGCTAGATTAGATGTAAATTTAGATGATGCCGAAAATGATTTTGAAGGTAGAAGAGTTTATTTTGACCATAGCTACAAACTGTTATCTAGTAAAGATAGCATCAACAAAAAGGATTTTAGCAACTTAAAAGTTGGACATGTTTTTACTACGGAAACAAAAGAGTATAGTTTTACACAACCTACAAGTACTACAACTATTTTTGGTGATGAAAACTCTGCTGGTGCTAGTAACAACCTAGCAAAAAACACCATTACAAATAACGAATTAAACCTAGAATTTAACTCTAAATACGTACTTGGTAAATTTAAAGCCAAAATAAATATTACCAATTATTCTTACGGATATGATACTATTTTAAACACAAATAGTAATATTTCTAAAGTTAAATTAGAGGGAAGTGCCATTTCTGTAGGTGCAGATTGGAACGCAAAAATTAAAAACTTTCATTTAAATGCTACCGGAAATTTATCTCCTGGAAGCGGCAGGTTGTCTGGTACCTTTTTACAAGGAGAGGCATTGTATAAAAAAGACAGTCTTTTTGCAGTAAAAGGAAGTTTATTAATTAGCTCTAAATCGCCCAACTTTAATACGCTTTTACACCAAAGTAAATATGACGATTACAACTGGCAAAATGATAATTTTACGTCTGTTAATACAAGAGACCTAGGCTTCTCCTTTAGTTCTAAATGGCTAAATGCAGCTCTTAATTTTACAAATATTGACAACTACACTTATTTTGGTGAAGACAACAAACCGCATCAATTCGATAGCCAAATTACTTATTTAAAAGTAAAAGCGAACAAAGAAATTAAGTATTGGAAACTGGCTTTAGATAATACGGTAATGTACCAAAACGTTAGTAGTGGTAGCTCTGTTTTTAGAGTACCAGAATTGGTTACAAGAAACACATTATACTACCAAGACTACTGGTTTAAAGGAAAACCAATGTTAGTTAACATTGGGGCTACTTTTAATTATTTTACAAAGTATAAAATGAATGCCTACAACCCATTGTTAGCGGAGTTTACATTACAAGATACGCAAGAAATAGGTTTTCCTTCTGTAGATGTTTTCTTTAACGCACAAGTGCGAAGAACACGCTTGTATTTTAAAATTGAAAACGTAACTTCTAGCTTTACATCAAAAAACTATTACTCGGCTCCTAATTATCCATATAGAGATTTTACTATTCGTTTTGGATTGGTTTGGAACTGGTTTATTTAA